GCGCTCGTAGAGAATTCATCAACAGCAACTGATAGCGACTGCCGCGAGGTCGATATGGAAATTGAGTTACTGCCCCAACAACGTCTAGGTAATTGCGGCGGTGCTAGCGTGCCGAAAAACTTTGATCCAATATCGACAGTGCGAGATGCAGCACAGGTGTTGCAGCGACGGCGTGCATCTACGGTAGAAGAAGAGTGCTATACACGTGACGAAGCCAGTCTTTACCTGGTTAGTGAGTGTCAAGATGCGCTGGCGCGTCGCTGTATCTGCCTATCAAACATCTTCCGCAACCTGACATTTGTGCCCGGCAACGAAACTCTCTTAGCTAAATCGCGCCGCTTCCTCGCTATCCTTGGTCGCTTGCTGCTGCTCAACCACGAACACTTACAGCGAACGCCAAAAACGCGTAATTATGATCGCGAGGAGGACACTGATTTTTCAGATTCATGCAGTTCACTACAGGGAGAACGCGAATGGTGGTGGGATTATCTAGTTCACATACGCGAAAATATGCTCGTCGCCTTGGCGAATATTGCCGGCCATTTAGAATTGTCACGCTACGATGAACTCATCGCACGGCCACTGATCGACGGCCTCCTGCATTGGGCTGTGTGTCCAAGTGCGCATGGTCAAGATCCATTCCCATCTTGTGGTCCAAATTCTGCGCTTTCGCCGCAACGGCTAGCGCTCGAAGCACTCTGTAAACTTTGCGTTACAGATGCCAATGTCGATCTCGTTATAGCAACACCACCGCATTCAAGGCTGGAAAAGTTATGCGCCGTGTTGACACGTCACCTGTGTCGCAATGAGGATCAAGTATTGCGGGAGTTTTCCGTTAATCTGCTGCATTATTTAGCCGCTGCGGATAGTGCTATGGCACGAACAGTGGCGTTACAATCTCCTTGCATCTCATATCTTGTGGCGTTCATCGAACAAGCAGAGCAAACAGCTTTAGGCGTGGCCAACCAGCACGGAATCAACTATCTGCGCGAAAATCCCGACTCGATGGGAACTAGTTTGGACATGCTACGACGTGCTGCCGGCACGTTACTACATCTGGCCAAACATCCGGACAACCGATCGCTATTCATGCACCAAGAACAACGTCTGCTCGGTTTGGTGATGTCAAATATACTCGACCAACAGGTAGCACTGATTATATCCCGTGTATTATTTCAAGTTTCGCGTGGCACTGGTGTAGGGGGACCGTCGATGATGCCGTCACTGGAATATCGCTTCCAACAACGGCAAACTGAGGAGAAAATCACCGCAGGCGAAAAGCACAACGCTTCCGGTAGTATTGGCAGCAATGATGTAAAAGTGGAAAATAAAGTGGAAACAGCATCGACTGCCGCTACAGTAACAACAAATCCGCCACAATCTGCAGCAAATGCGGCAACAGCACACACCACACCTCATGTAGTAATAAGCGATATTAAAAGTGAGGAACTACCAGCAACTTCCAACGACTTGAACGATGCCAGCACCATCAACGCAAATGGTAACAACAGCACCAGCAGTGCGAGCAACCACAACACCAGCGACAATAGCAACGATCCAGCGTTCACGCACAAGTTGCCAGCAGCAGCATCTACGCCTACAGTGATGAGCAAGTCTCAAAACGCTTGTACCACTGTCGATGATAATAGTAATAGTAGTAACGCTCTGGCGCCCGCAGCGGCTTTGTTGAACGATGTCAGCAATAGCAGTACCAACAGTAACAGCTGCGGCACAGTAAGCAGTAACAGCAATAGTAACAGTATaagcagcggcaacaacaacaccaacagcaatatGCACATAAAAAATGCGATTGAGAACGCCAACGTGAATGCGCTAGGAGCAATGGCTCCTATGCTGGCCAGCAGTGAAACGAGTCATTTGCAGCCAAATCTGCTGAGCAGTAATGGCAGTGGTAAGAATGTGATCAGCGCACCTATACCCACTATTAATGCAGCACCACTTACGaataccagcaacaacaatggtaATGGGACGGACAGTCGAACCAATGCGCAGGCATCCGCAGCGTTAACGGGTGCGCCGACGCGATCGCCACCtccgccaccaccaccaacgGCAAACGCAGCAGCAGCCGCGGCACCATCCGCACCCACAGCTCCACCAGCAACTACAACAGCAGCAGTTGCGTAGTACATGACGATGTTGCCGACGTTAGCAGCTGTGCCGGCAGTGTCagtgcaacagcagcagcagcagcagcaacaagaaCACTTGCATATACATGAACAACAGCATCTTGGTGTGGATCATCATCATCTGCACCACCAGCAGCAACATCACTATGCCCAGCTGGATGGGCATTATCAACAGCAAACGGCgacgccaccaccaccaccaccacaaaCATCTCCGCAGCCACACTACCATCTGCCGCCATACCACTATCACTGGAGCAAGCAGCAATCACCTCTGCAGCCACCAACAGCACATCCTCAACCTCATCAGCCGGAAGATGCACACTAGATGTCTCTATAAGCGTGATTCGTCATTTATTACAACAGAACAACGTAGCATTCGTAGCGAAGTAGAACTAAGGTATAACGGTTATGACGTATATGAGCAAAGTCATGCTATAGTTCAATACAAAATGCGGAGATGACTTAGTTGTCACAGCGAcgtttaagtaaaaaaaaaaaaaaacatttaccaTCCTCGCGTCGCTGCATCTCTCTCCGCCTACAGTTGTATATGCCTAGAGGaaatagcaaataaattaaatatatacatatatatgataatGGTGATCAACCTTGTAGATATAGTAACATGAGTAGTATTTAGTTTGTGTAAAGAAAAGTATGTCtcactttttgtatttttattattattaatattatttttgtaatattttaagatACTTCTAATTTCATACCTATGCTGGGATATAGAGTTAATAGAAAGAAATATCAAACAAACATTtgacaaaaacataaacaaatatgcaTTACTAACACATGACATAAAGCGACTTAAAGCAAGCTCTACGCTAATGCTAAAAGGAAAAGGAAAGTGGATTCAAGAGAACCAGACGTTATAACATAATGTATACAGAACCGTTGAAATCGAATAAAATTGTAAAGGCTTTCTTGTTGGAACGCATCCAAAGACCAACTATAGCGGTCCTGCATATCAAAAGCGCCGCGCTTtcgttataaaatatttgcaaaatttttaatacatattcgCAGTTTGTTTAGTGTTCGAATTATCAATTAATAGCAGCATTAATTTCGCTAAGgatgtacacatgtaaatagCTCAAAATTATTGCTCTGACTCAAATCTAGTATTAAAAATCTGTAATAATTGCATATTTTCGATAGGTttcctttttttcgttttttttttttgttaattttaatcgTTTCTCGTTTCTCTGCAATTTGTATTTCGAATCACACATGTGATTGGGCGAAAAATACCTTCGTATGCTGTCTCGCACTGCGCACTCCCCCACAATAAAATTATCAAATCTAAGAAGCGGCATTGAGATAAAACTGCTCTAGTTATTGAAGGAAACTAATTAATAACAcaatatttccattatttattacaaaaatctgAAAGTAACGGTATTAAGTGTGCACAGAACGCTACTAGCTAATGGTAATCTACGCATGTCaatcaaaataagaaatttaacattgttttatcttttttcattttttttttctattatttctttttttattttttgcacgtCTTGTTTCTGTTGTAAAATGTTTGTTATTGTAAACtagaaagtaaattaatttaaaattttaaattgtccaTTTGGGGTACACTTTTCTCTTAAACCTGTAAATATGGTTTCTAAAAATGTTTCTCTTCTTAATTTCGCTTACAAACTGTGGCCCAGTCACAATCCCATCATATGAACAAGCGCACATGCCCTAACGAAAtatcttatatgtatgttactGAGAGCAAATTAAAGATTATACAAAATGCATTTCCTCAATATTGAGAACCAATgcaatttagaaaattaatttctttcatatttattgatgctatttttaaaatatgattcGTGTATAAAtagtgtgcatatacatatatacatatagtatatatatatatgcaagtattttttgcatattaacGAGCAAATGGAACTCCACACAAAATGTGCATGTAACATAATAATAAAGGAATAAAtctacaaaaacaatgaaaaagaaatgcaaATGTAAAACTGTGCTTAATATGCAACATAAATGATAGGaagaaaattaagttaatttctATAGCTATGTCTAGCTTTTaacttattaaattatatactactgtaaaactactaaaaaatgtattgcaaCACATAATAAGAGTAAAcgatgaaaataacaaaaacaaaacactgcAATTtcagcattaaaaaaaattatccatatatatgaaaaatgcttaaaaaattaaccataaaacaattaatgttagatatgtatacaagtaaatatatataattgtatatgtaGTAACGTACGTAGCTGTAAATCAATATTGCTTACAACtgatataaataaaactaatattaaatattaattggatttaaaaaaaaaactgaaatgaaaTCGGAAACGGAAACGGAAGCGTGATAGACGGTGTATAGTGTGTGGTCTAGTGCAATCAgcttgcaaaataaaaatgtatacatatgtatatatatacataaatgtgaaaACGATAGATTGACAATTGCGGACGTGCGCTATTTGATTATACCGACACAAACTTACCAGAACTTTCATTATTAGGCTGAGTACAAGCGCAATTCGTTGGAGACTTTCATGTTGAATGAAAAGTGACTATTATTTGAGGGCTTTAGCTGTTTCATCGATCCAATGCGTCAAGTTGCTACAAACTCAACAGCATAAATACGTTAAGGCGggatttaaacaaataaaacggCTAGCGTTAACATTGATTGGTagattgttgttgtaaatgatAACTGTCGGTGGCttagtttataatatttaagatacatatgtacataccatacatacaaacaaacgtaGGGAGTAAAACTACAAGCAAAAGAGCTGTTTGATTGAGTAAATgaacaagaaaaatatgaacGCATGTAAGCGTGtaagaagcagcagcagctaaGCAACATAAACCTATAAGTTACCGAAGTACGCGCTTaagaaaaataaacgaaaacaaaaaaaaaaatatgatgttatataaaaattgcaaatgagAAAATAAATGAACTATGATATCAAGTAACTTAttagtattaataataaaatacaataaaagcaTGAATGTGTTAGCATTAGTGAAAGGACTGCTGACTGCATACAGGTGTTGTTGGGTCAGTAGTTCATTGTGTTAGTAATACCTATGTggatatatacaaacaaacaagtaagaaacatgtaattcatgtaaaaaagaactacaacaacaaacaaaacaaaatacatatactaATTCAACTAAATTTACTGGAACTAGAATTTGCGAATGAACGTATTTGTTGTTTAATGCACAAATGCgtgttatatatacatttatatatatctatatatatatatagtgcatacaaacttacataaatacaaaatattaataacttcaacttaatttaaaataaaagctgTAAATGTAATGATTtattgtcaa
The sequence above is drawn from the Bactrocera tryoni isolate S06 chromosome 1, CSIRO_BtryS06_freeze2, whole genome shotgun sequence genome and encodes:
- the LOC120782699 gene encoding forkhead box protein B2-like, with amino-acid sequence MTMLPTLAAVPAVSVQQQQQQQQQEHLHIHEQQHLGVDHHHLHHQQQHHYAQLDGHYQQQTATPPPPPPQTSPQPHYHLPPYHYHWSKQQSPLQPPTAHPQPHQPEDAH